The following coding sequences are from one Nicotiana tabacum cultivar K326 chromosome 1, ASM71507v2, whole genome shotgun sequence window:
- the LOC107770857 gene encoding putative polygalacturonase At3g15720 isoform X1 produces the protein MVCWRTPDRAFIFLICITPFILDRSLAAVFDITSYGAVGDGKHDDTQAFKQAWAAACRGDSRNPSMFIPSGKSFLIRPITFQGPCKSSNIHLQVSGSIVAPEDPKEWKGCENVSWIYFTGVFGLFINGSGTINGNGQRWWKTHSGIRVNGTCTKPTAVHFNYCNGLQLSGIKLVNSSRNHISLTYSKGVTISKIHISAPKYSRNTDGIDISNSSQLHIQDSTIQTGDDCIAINTGCVDVHISGISCGPGHGISVGSLGPDNTYAYVDNVYVTNCNLEGTQNGVRIKTWQGGSGYARSIHFEDIHLKNVENPIIIDQFYCNGGHSCQPQVSAVKISDITYKNIHGSTSSKAAINLNCSNSTACTNIEMENINITPVVPGQKIFAICNNAKGKASSTSPPVPCLDKY, from the exons ATGGTTTGTTGGCGTACTCCG GATCGAGCTTTCATCTTTTTGATCTGTATTACTCCATTTATTCTTGATAGAAGTCTTGCTGCTGTTTTTGATATAACAAGTTATGGCGCTGTTGGAGATGGAAAGCACGACGACACTCAA GCATTCAAACAAGCTTGGGCAGCTGCGTGTAGGGGTGACAGTAGAAATCCGTCAATGTTTATACCAAGTGGGAAGTCATTTTTAATACGACCAATTACATTCCAAGGACCTTGCAAATCCTCCAATATTCATCTACAA GTATCAGGATCAATTGTAGCACCAGAGGATCCAAAGGAATGGAAAGGTTGTGAAAATGTTAGTTGGATATATTTTACAGGTGTTTTTGGTCTCTTCATCAATGGTTCTGGTACTATCAATGGCAATGGTCAACGTTGGTGGAAAACTCATAGTGGTATCAGG GTGAACGGAACTTGCACTAAACCAACA GCTGTCCACTTTAATTATTGTAACGGCCTTCAATTGAGTGGAATTAAGCTAGTGAATAGTTCGAGAAATCATATAAGCCTGACTTACAGCAAAGGAGTAACcatctcaaaaattcatattagtGCACCAAAATATAGTCGCAATACTGATGGTATTGATATCTCTAACTCTAGCCAACTTCACATTCAAGACTCCACTATTCAGACAG GTGATGACTGCATTGCCATCAATACTGGGTGCGTTGATGTTCATATTtctggtatttcatgtggaccaggGCATGGTATAAG TGTGGGAAGCTTAGGTCCAGATAACACATATGCGTATGTTGACAACGTCTATGTAACAAATTGTAACCTTGAGGGAACCCAGAATGGTGTTAGAATTAAGACATGGCAG GGTGGTTCTGGGTATGCTAGGTCTATACATTTTGAAGATATTCACCTCAAAAATGTAGAAAACCCCATCATTATTGATCAGTTTTATTGCAATGGAGGTCATTCATGTCAACCTCAG GTAAGTGCAGTGAAAATAAGCGATATAACATACAAGAATATACATGGAAGTACAAGCAGCAAAGCAGCAATAAATTTGAACTGTAGCAATAGCACAGCTTGCACCAACATTGAGATGGAGAATATCAACATAACTCCAGTTGTCCCTGGACAAAAGATTTTTGCTATTTgcaataatgccaaaggaaaagCCTCTTCAACTTCACCTCCTGTACCTTGTTTGGATAAATATTAG
- the LOC107770857 gene encoding putative polygalacturonase At3g15720 isoform X3 has translation MVCWRTPDRAFIFLICITPFILDRSLAAVFDITSYGAVGDGKHDDTQAFKQAWAAACRGDSRNPSMFIPSGKSFLIRPITFQGPCKSSNIHLQVSGSIVAPEDPKEWKGCENVSWIYFTGVFGLFINGSGTINGNGQRWWKTHSGIRAVHFNYCNGLQLSGIKLVNSSRNHISLTYSKGVTISKIHISAPKYSRNTDGIDISNSSQLHIQDSTIQTGDDCIAINTGCVDVHISGISCGPGHGISVGSLGPDNTYAYVDNVYVTNCNLEGTQNGVRIKTWQGGSGYARSIHFEDIHLKNVENPIIIDQFYCNGGHSCQPQVSAVKISDITYKNIHGSTSSKAAINLNCSNSTACTNIEMENINITPVVPGQKIFAICNNAKGKASSTSPPVPCLDKY, from the exons ATGGTTTGTTGGCGTACTCCG GATCGAGCTTTCATCTTTTTGATCTGTATTACTCCATTTATTCTTGATAGAAGTCTTGCTGCTGTTTTTGATATAACAAGTTATGGCGCTGTTGGAGATGGAAAGCACGACGACACTCAA GCATTCAAACAAGCTTGGGCAGCTGCGTGTAGGGGTGACAGTAGAAATCCGTCAATGTTTATACCAAGTGGGAAGTCATTTTTAATACGACCAATTACATTCCAAGGACCTTGCAAATCCTCCAATATTCATCTACAA GTATCAGGATCAATTGTAGCACCAGAGGATCCAAAGGAATGGAAAGGTTGTGAAAATGTTAGTTGGATATATTTTACAGGTGTTTTTGGTCTCTTCATCAATGGTTCTGGTACTATCAATGGCAATGGTCAACGTTGGTGGAAAACTCATAGTGGTATCAGG GCTGTCCACTTTAATTATTGTAACGGCCTTCAATTGAGTGGAATTAAGCTAGTGAATAGTTCGAGAAATCATATAAGCCTGACTTACAGCAAAGGAGTAACcatctcaaaaattcatattagtGCACCAAAATATAGTCGCAATACTGATGGTATTGATATCTCTAACTCTAGCCAACTTCACATTCAAGACTCCACTATTCAGACAG GTGATGACTGCATTGCCATCAATACTGGGTGCGTTGATGTTCATATTtctggtatttcatgtggaccaggGCATGGTATAAG TGTGGGAAGCTTAGGTCCAGATAACACATATGCGTATGTTGACAACGTCTATGTAACAAATTGTAACCTTGAGGGAACCCAGAATGGTGTTAGAATTAAGACATGGCAG GGTGGTTCTGGGTATGCTAGGTCTATACATTTTGAAGATATTCACCTCAAAAATGTAGAAAACCCCATCATTATTGATCAGTTTTATTGCAATGGAGGTCATTCATGTCAACCTCAG GTAAGTGCAGTGAAAATAAGCGATATAACATACAAGAATATACATGGAAGTACAAGCAGCAAAGCAGCAATAAATTTGAACTGTAGCAATAGCACAGCTTGCACCAACATTGAGATGGAGAATATCAACATAACTCCAGTTGTCCCTGGACAAAAGATTTTTGCTATTTgcaataatgccaaaggaaaagCCTCTTCAACTTCACCTCCTGTACCTTGTTTGGATAAATATTAG
- the LOC107770857 gene encoding putative polygalacturonase At3g15720 isoform X2, whose protein sequence is MDRAFIFLICITPFILDRSLAAVFDITSYGAVGDGKHDDTQAFKQAWAAACRGDSRNPSMFIPSGKSFLIRPITFQGPCKSSNIHLQVSGSIVAPEDPKEWKGCENVSWIYFTGVFGLFINGSGTINGNGQRWWKTHSGIRVNGTCTKPTAVHFNYCNGLQLSGIKLVNSSRNHISLTYSKGVTISKIHISAPKYSRNTDGIDISNSSQLHIQDSTIQTGDDCIAINTGCVDVHISGISCGPGHGISVGSLGPDNTYAYVDNVYVTNCNLEGTQNGVRIKTWQGGSGYARSIHFEDIHLKNVENPIIIDQFYCNGGHSCQPQVSAVKISDITYKNIHGSTSSKAAINLNCSNSTACTNIEMENINITPVVPGQKIFAICNNAKGKASSTSPPVPCLDKY, encoded by the exons ATG GATCGAGCTTTCATCTTTTTGATCTGTATTACTCCATTTATTCTTGATAGAAGTCTTGCTGCTGTTTTTGATATAACAAGTTATGGCGCTGTTGGAGATGGAAAGCACGACGACACTCAA GCATTCAAACAAGCTTGGGCAGCTGCGTGTAGGGGTGACAGTAGAAATCCGTCAATGTTTATACCAAGTGGGAAGTCATTTTTAATACGACCAATTACATTCCAAGGACCTTGCAAATCCTCCAATATTCATCTACAA GTATCAGGATCAATTGTAGCACCAGAGGATCCAAAGGAATGGAAAGGTTGTGAAAATGTTAGTTGGATATATTTTACAGGTGTTTTTGGTCTCTTCATCAATGGTTCTGGTACTATCAATGGCAATGGTCAACGTTGGTGGAAAACTCATAGTGGTATCAGG GTGAACGGAACTTGCACTAAACCAACA GCTGTCCACTTTAATTATTGTAACGGCCTTCAATTGAGTGGAATTAAGCTAGTGAATAGTTCGAGAAATCATATAAGCCTGACTTACAGCAAAGGAGTAACcatctcaaaaattcatattagtGCACCAAAATATAGTCGCAATACTGATGGTATTGATATCTCTAACTCTAGCCAACTTCACATTCAAGACTCCACTATTCAGACAG GTGATGACTGCATTGCCATCAATACTGGGTGCGTTGATGTTCATATTtctggtatttcatgtggaccaggGCATGGTATAAG TGTGGGAAGCTTAGGTCCAGATAACACATATGCGTATGTTGACAACGTCTATGTAACAAATTGTAACCTTGAGGGAACCCAGAATGGTGTTAGAATTAAGACATGGCAG GGTGGTTCTGGGTATGCTAGGTCTATACATTTTGAAGATATTCACCTCAAAAATGTAGAAAACCCCATCATTATTGATCAGTTTTATTGCAATGGAGGTCATTCATGTCAACCTCAG GTAAGTGCAGTGAAAATAAGCGATATAACATACAAGAATATACATGGAAGTACAAGCAGCAAAGCAGCAATAAATTTGAACTGTAGCAATAGCACAGCTTGCACCAACATTGAGATGGAGAATATCAACATAACTCCAGTTGTCCCTGGACAAAAGATTTTTGCTATTTgcaataatgccaaaggaaaagCCTCTTCAACTTCACCTCCTGTACCTTGTTTGGATAAATATTAG